From Pirellulales bacterium:
GTTCCATTCGTTCGTCCCAACTGAAAGTTGATACGCCCGCGACTTGCAAATCAGCCGCTGCAAGCTCTGCACGTCGAAGCCGCTGGCGATGAAATCGGCCGTCAGCTTGTCGAGCAGCTCCGGATTGGTCGGCGGATTGCCGGCCCGGATGTCGTCGATCGGCTCAATGAACCCGGGGCCCATCAAGTAGCTCCAGGCGCGATTGACGTAGCTCTTGGCGAAATACGGGTTCTTCGCCGAGGTGGTCCAATGAGCGAACTGCTCCCGGAGATTGTCGCCTGCCGAGGGCATGTCGTCGTGCGTGTAAGGAAATTCGGGCGTTTGGACGACCTGCGTCGTCGGGTTCCGCACTTCTCCAGTATCGCCGTCGAAGATCACCTCGCCAAGCGCCTTGCTCCCCTCGACGTCGGTGCCGCCGACCTTGACCTTTGCATATTGCGGATCGTCCTTGTGGCCAACCTTGGCGAAGAAGGCCGCGAGCTTCCAATGTTGGTTCTGCGTCCAGCGCTCGAACGGATGGTCGTGGCACTTGTTGCAATTGAACCGCACCGCGAGGAAGAGCTGCGTCGTATTCTCCATCAGATCGCCCGGGTCGCGGAGAACCTTGAAATACGAGGCGGGCGGGTTCTCGATATTCGATCCGCTGGCGGTCAGCACCGCATAAGCGAATTTATCGTAGGGCATGTTCGTGGCCACGGCATGGCGAATCCACTCCCGCAGCGCCGCCGCGCCCTTCTCCCCCAGATACTTGTTGTTCACCTGGAGCAAGTCGGCCCATTTGTTCGTCATCTGCTCGACATACGGCGCGCTGCCTACGAGGCGGTCGATCAACTCGTCGCGCTTCAGCTTCGTCTCGCGCAGGTCGGCCAGAAACGCGCGGACCTCGGCTGACGTCGGCGGCAAGCCGGTCAGATCGAGATACACGCGGCGGATGAACTCGGCATCGGTGCAAAGCCCGCTCGGCAGCGTCTTCACCTTCTTGAGTTTGTCGTAAACGAGCGCGTCGATGTAGTTGTTTTCCGGCTGGTCCTGCCAGACGAAGCTGCTGCGATCGCCCATGACGGTTACGGTCGTCGCCGTGTAGTTCCCTTCGTAGCGCACGAGCACGGGGGATTCGCCGCGGCGCAGGGCCGTGATTAGCCCGTGCTTGTCCGCCTCGAGAATCTCGATGTTGCCGCTTTCGATGAAGGCCTCGGCCGTCACGTCGCGCACCCGGCCGTCGGCATACGTGGCCAGCACGCGGAATTGCTGTTGCATCTTCGGCAGCGGAATAATCGGCGCGGCCGGCTGAATCTCGACCTTCGCCACCCGCGGAGCATCTCGATCGAGCTTGGCCCCCTGCGCGATCCAATTCTTGAGCAATTCATAGCGCGGCTCGCCCGGCCTGATCAGCATTCCGCCGACGTGCGGCACCGAGCCGCTCGGCTTGAGCAGCATCAGGCTCTGCTCGGGCATCGCTCGATTGAACCGCCGGGCGGCTAGATCGTCGGTGAGCGCGAGATGATCGAAGACCGGATCGTATCCGCGCAGCGAGAGCTTGAAGCCGTTCTTCCCCTGGGCCGAGCCGTGGCAGGTGCCCGCGTTGCAGCCGAGCTTCGAGAGGGTCGGCATCACGTCCTGAACGAAGCTCACCTTCTGTGACTTGGCGGCGTTGGTCGCGGGCAGCGACGCATCAACCGGCCGGTCAGCGAGCGAATCCTCGATCTTCGGCACCGGCGCAAATTCGTTGATCAGCTTTCCCGTCTGCGCATCCATCAGCACCACTTTGCCTGAGAAGCCGGCGGCGGCGACGCGCTTGCCGTCGCGGCTGAAGCGCGCGGCGTAGATCGGCCCCGGCTGGCCGTCGAATTTGCAAACCAGCTTGCCCGAGCCGGCCTCGTAGACGCGGATCTCGCCCGTCTCGTCGCTGCTGCTGCCGGCGACGATCCGCTCGCCATCGGGGCTAAACTGCACGGCATAAATCCGCCCCGGCAGGGCGTCGAACGCGCGGATCAGGTTGAAATCGTCGCCGATCACCCGCGCCTTGTCGGCCGGACGATACATGCGGTAAATCTTCGGCACGCCGTCCGCCCCGCCCACGACCAGCTCATCCTTCTTCGGATGCCGATCGACCGAAGCGAGACCTCCCTTGAGCGCGCCGGGCGTGATGCTCGTGATGTTATCGACGAATCGCTGCGTGGCCACCTCGATCAACTTCATCGAGCGGTCGCGGCTCACCGAGACGAGGTGCGACGAATCGGCTGAGAAGACAGTGCCCAGCACCCAATCGTTGTGCGCGCCTTGGAAGAGCACCTGCTTGCCCGTCTTGGCGTCGATCGCGCGGACCGTGTTGTCCGCGCAACCGAAGGCGATCCGAGCGCCGTCTGGGGACCAGCTCACGCCGTAGAGCGTGTCGTAAGTCATCGGCACCGAGAGGGCCAGCTTGCGATCGGCGACGTTCCAAATCTGAATCTCGCCCAGCCGCGCCGGCGAGCCTCCCGCGACGGCCAGCCACTTGCCGTCCGGCGAAAAGGCCAGCGATTGCACCCGCTCGGAAAGCCCGACCAGCCGGCCGGCCAATTCCGACCCGTCCGCTTTGTGCAGCAGCACTTCGTGATAACCCGACACGGCCAGCAGCATGCCGTCGGGCGAGAAATCGAGCGCCGAGAGCACCGGCAGCCCGCGATAGACGGGCGGATGCTCGGCATCGAACGTCACCGCGGCCGAAGCAGGCGTGTCGTCTGTCGCTCCTTCGCGAATCCAGCGGGCGATCAATTCGATCTGCGCGGCGGCCAGCGGCGGCTGCTCCTTCGGCATCTCCGCCTTCTCCGCGCCGTCCTTCCCCTTGGTCGGCGCGATCATCTTGACGAGGTTGCTGGCCTCCGGCTTGCCGGGCACGATAGCCGCCTCACCGCTCTCGCCCCCTTTCAAGAATGCCGGGAACGGCGACATCACATACTCGCCGCCATGCTTGGCCGGCTGATGACACCCCTGGCAATGCTCCTGAAGCACAGGCCGCACTTCGCGAAAGAAGCTCGCCTTCGCAGGCACCGCACTAGCCGGCTTCGCCTCATCCGCTCGCGCCGCGCTAGCTATCGCCAGACCAACTAATGCAGCGAGCGACACCAATCTGAGATTCGAAACCTGGAATCTCGAATCTGAAATCCGAGATTCAAAATTTCTTGCGGCGACGATCCGAAAAGCAGCCATGCGCAGTACCTTTTTCGGCAAGTCGGCGAAACTAAGCGAACGCGAACCGGCAGTACAATCGGTTCACAGCAAACGAGGCGGGACAATTCAGGCGAGCAGCCAGACTGTACAAGAATCGCCGCCGGAACGCCGCCAACCAATCCCGGCCGACCCTCGAACTCTGGCTACCACGATTCTAGCCAAATCGTCCGGTCACTCGCAAACCGATTTCTTCAAAAAAGCGGTAAATCACCGTTTCACGTTGAAAATCGGCTGCCGCGACCGAATTAGTTCTAGTTCGAGGGCCTTACGGGTTCTCGTGCCGGTGCCGTCGGCGAGAATCTGAATTTCGAGATGAACGTCAGTGGCACCGAATTCCCATAGCCAGCGTGCCAGCCCCTTGTTGTCGGAATGGTCGAGATGTTTTGTCAGCCGCTTTTTGAGATTCTCCGTTTCGCCTACGTACAGCAGTTGCCTTGCCGCAAACAAGAGATAAAGGCCGGGCTTCGCAGGGATCACGTCCACGATAAGTTCATCTGCTCGAAGCACTCGAACTTCCCGCGGCGGGGCGATTCTCGCGACTATCTCCGGAGCGAGCTTTTTTGTCTTTCGTAGATTGAGCGCCGCCCAACGGTATTGTAGCGGATTGAATCCGGGCGCGATCCTCGCCGCCAAGCGATCAAATTCCTCTGCCAATCGGGGATCGCAGATTACTTGATCGAGGCTCACGCCGTCGCGACGTTCCAGAAACCGTACCGCCATCTCCGCGGCGAAACGGAATTCTTCCTGGTCCGCGATTTGGGTTCGCTTTGACCTCGGCAGGCCGCTCAATCCACTTGCTTTCCGCAGATTCAGCAAAGTTTGATTCAGCGCAGCGGCAGAGTCATCGAGTCCACGGGCTCGGCATTCCTCCACGAAGCGCTTGTTCAATTCCGGATCCGCAACGACGCGATCCACCGCAAAACCATTCGAGGCCGCGACAAACGCGGCAACAATGCTCGATCTCATTTCAAGCGGCAAAGTTCCCGAAGATTCCATTGGGGCCGATACTTCCTGACGAAGCAGCTCTGCCAAGCGAGAATCTCCCCTGGACGCGTGTTTGGAAAGGAGCGTGCCTGAACGCCGAGATCATTGGCAACGTTAAGCCACACCATTCTCTGCTCCTGACCAAATTGATTTCTAAGTCGTTCTCGAAGGTTTAACGTTGCCCCGACATAGAGGCTCTGGAAACGATTCGCGACGACATAGACACCCGGTTCGCCTCGAATTACGTCAGGATCAAATCTGAGAAGCGGCGTGGCAGGCGCCAATGTTGCCGGTGCTTGGAGTAATGCGCCGCGGCTTCGCGCTAGCTTGGCACGCTTCCGAAGCGCGAGCGCTCCCCATCGATTCATGAACGAATCCAGCCCCGGAGCGAACTGAAATGCGCGATTGTCGAACTCGCGCGCAAGGTCAGGATCGCAGAGGATTTCGTCGAGACTTACCGCAAGCTTGTCATCCAGCATCTTCTTCAGCGCGATCTCGCTGGCAAAGAGAAAATGGTCGCAATCCTCCCAGGAGACATCGCTTCGTCGTGTCGTGGAAATATGCTTGAGCTTTCCGGCCTTTCTGAGACGAAACAGGATTACGTTCCAGGTTCGTGGGTCGCCGACGATCCCTAGTCGTTCGCATGTTCTGACAAACTCGCTATCTAAATCCGGATTGGCGACCACGTAGTCCGCTGAGTAGCCGTCATGGACGCGCTCGAATGCTTCGACGACACCGCGCAGCATGAATTTTGCCTGATTTCGCTCGAATCGCTTTTCTCGTGATCGGATTTCGCCATTTACATTCGCCCCGGAATGTCTTGCACGCGGCGGCTTATTCTGCTTTGGACCGCGAAGCCCCGGCCTGCCCACGTTCGTCGTCGGCGCGCTCATCGTCGGCTCGGGGGATCCATCAAGTCGATCGCCCACTCGAATCCCCGCGAGTCGCTGTTGGCCGAGCTTGACGTAGTCGGCCGAGACGTCGAATCCCAGGTAGCGCCGGCCCAGTTTCTTGGCGACGGCCAACGTCGTCGCGCTGCCGGAGAATGGATCGACGACGAGATCGCCTTCGTTCGAACAGAACCGGATGATGCGCCCGAGCAATTGCTCTGGCATCTGGCAGCCGTGGAACCCGGCCCGCTCTTTGAATGTGCCCGCGACGCGGGGAAAATACCACGTGTGTTCGTTTTCTTGAAAGCGCTCGGCCAAGTCTTGCGGACGAAGTGTCCAGGTCTGTTCATTGTCGCTCGGGGGAGCAAAATCGCTCGGCGCCCAAGTCTCGTCATCGGCAACCATCTCGCCAACAACGTCCGCCGGGCGAATGAGCCACGTATCGTCCGGCAGCCGCCCCCGCGGATTCGCCCGCTTGTCGGCATAGACAAGCTGCCGGGCCGACGGGATGCGATTCTCCAGGTCTTCGTCGCGGAACGTGAAGTCGTTCGCGTCCTTCACGAAATAAAACAGATGCGCGTGCGAGCGCGTGAACTTGTGCGAGCAGTTCACGCCGAATGTGTAATACCAAACGACCCAACTCCGCGGGATGAATCCAATCCGCTGGCTTTCCAGCTTCAACTCGGCGGCATATTCGTCGCCAATCGCCAGCCAAAACGTCCCCCGCGGGCTGAGCGCCCGAAACACGCCCGAGATCCAGTCGCGCGACCAGGCGAGATAGTGGTCTCT
This genomic window contains:
- a CDS encoding GIY-YIG nuclease family protein, which translates into the protein MRSSIVAAFVAASNGFAVDRVVADPELNKRFVEECRARGLDDSAAALNQTLLNLRKASGLSGLPRSKRTQIADQEEFRFAAEMAVRFLERRDGVSLDQVICDPRLAEEFDRLAARIAPGFNPLQYRWAALNLRKTKKLAPEIVARIAPPREVRVLRADELIVDVIPAKPGLYLLFAARQLLYVGETENLKKRLTKHLDHSDNKGLARWLWEFGATDVHLEIQILADGTGTRTRKALELELIRSRQPIFNVKR
- a CDS encoding DUF1549 domain-containing protein, producing the protein MPAKASFFREVRPVLQEHCQGCHQPAKHGGEYVMSPFPAFLKGGESGEAAIVPGKPEASNLVKMIAPTKGKDGAEKAEMPKEQPPLAAAQIELIARWIREGATDDTPASAAVTFDAEHPPVYRGLPVLSALDFSPDGMLLAVSGYHEVLLHKADGSELAGRLVGLSERVQSLAFSPDGKWLAVAGGSPARLGEIQIWNVADRKLALSVPMTYDTLYGVSWSPDGARIAFGCADNTVRAIDAKTGKQVLFQGAHNDWVLGTVFSADSSHLVSVSRDRSMKLIEVATQRFVDNITSITPGALKGGLASVDRHPKKDELVVGGADGVPKIYRMYRPADKARVIGDDFNLIRAFDALPGRIYAVQFSPDGERIVAGSSSDETGEIRVYEAGSGKLVCKFDGQPGPIYAARFSRDGKRVAAAGFSGKVVLMDAQTGKLINEFAPVPKIEDSLADRPVDASLPATNAAKSQKVSFVQDVMPTLSKLGCNAGTCHGSAQGKNGFKLSLRGYDPVFDHLALTDDLAARRFNRAMPEQSLMLLKPSGSVPHVGGMLIRPGEPRYELLKNWIAQGAKLDRDAPRVAKVEIQPAAPIIPLPKMQQQFRVLATYADGRVRDVTAEAFIESGNIEILEADKHGLITALRRGESPVLVRYEGNYTATTVTVMGDRSSFVWQDQPENNYIDALVYDKLKKVKTLPSGLCTDAEFIRRVYLDLTGLPPTSAEVRAFLADLRETKLKRDELIDRLVGSAPYVEQMTNKWADLLQVNNKYLGEKGAAALREWIRHAVATNMPYDKFAYAVLTASGSNIENPPASYFKVLRDPGDLMENTTQLFLAVRFNCNKCHDHPFERWTQNQHWKLAAFFAKVGHKDDPQYAKVKVGGTDVEGSKALGEVIFDGDTGEVRNPTTQVVQTPEFPYTHDDMPSAGDNLREQFAHWTTSAKNPYFAKSYVNRAWSYLMGPGFIEPIDDIRAGNPPTNPELLDKLTADFIASGFDVQSLQRLICKSRAYQLSVGTNEWN
- a CDS encoding DNA methyltransferase, which translates into the protein MKDELLNRIELGDCIAGLNALEAGSVDLVFADPPFNIGYDYDVYRDRLERDHYLAWSRDWISGVFRALSPRGTFWLAIGDEYAAELKLESQRIGFIPRSWVVWYYTFGVNCSHKFTRSHAHLFYFVKDANDFTFRDEDLENRIPSARQLVYADKRANPRGRLPDDTWLIRPADVVGEMVADDETWAPSDFAPPSDNEQTWTLRPQDLAERFQENEHTWYFPRVAGTFKERAGFHGCQMPEQLLGRIIRFCSNEGDLVVDPFSGSATTLAVAKKLGRRYLGFDVSADYVKLGQQRLAGIRVGDRLDGSPEPTMSAPTTNVGRPGLRGPKQNKPPRARHSGANVNGEIRSREKRFERNQAKFMLRGVVEAFERVHDGYSADYVVANPDLDSEFVRTCERLGIVGDPRTWNVILFRLRKAGKLKHISTTRRSDVSWEDCDHFLFASEIALKKMLDDKLAVSLDEILCDPDLAREFDNRAFQFAPGLDSFMNRWGALALRKRAKLARSRGALLQAPATLAPATPLLRFDPDVIRGEPGVYVVANRFQSLYVGATLNLRERLRNQFGQEQRMVWLNVANDLGVQARSFPNTRPGEILAWQSCFVRKYRPQWNLRELCRLK